The sequence below is a genomic window from Candidatus Sungiibacteriota bacterium.
GATTCCTTGAGAACTTTAACGCCTGTGTGGCTTCTCCGCACAGGCGTTCGACATTTTTAAGTTAATGAGGTTGAACCTCACTAGGAGATGGAGTATACTGATCTTGTATGTCAAAACCACAATTCGTTGAGGACAATATCTATCATGTATATAACCGAGGCGTGGAGAAGAGAAACGTATTTCTTCGAGACCGAGACTACCTCCGTTTTATTCACGATCTCTATGAGTTTAATGATGTCGATCCTGTCTCCAATGTATGGTACTATTTCAACCCAAAATATAATGAGGTTGAACCTCATTATATTCCAAAAGAACGGAAGAAACGTAAATTGCTTGTAGAGATTCTGGCATTCGTATTGATGCCGAATCATTATCATCTTCTTTTACGCCAGCTTCGAGAAAATGGTATTGTAAATTTTATGCAGAAGCTGGGCGGCTACACGATGTATTTTAACAAAGTGAATCAACGGGTTGGTCCACTTTTTCAGGGACGATTTAAGGCGGTTGCGGTTACCGAAGAACCCCACTTTATTTACCTGCCGTTCTATATTCATGTTAACCCCATCAAAATCTATCGAGGTTCGACCTCGCTAGATAAGACGATGAAGTTCTTAGAATCATATCGCTGGAGCAGCTTTCCCGATTATATTGGAAAAAAGAATTTTCCTTCGATAACTTCGCGCCGATTTCTGCATGAATGTTTTGGCGGGGAAAAGGAACAACGGAATGAAATGCGGCAGCTTGTCAAAACGAAATTTGCTGATTTGGAAAAGGTTAGTGAGCTGACCCTCGATGATGATTTCGGAATGCTACAAAAATAGCGAGGTTCAACCTCACTAGTTACGGCTGGGTGCATTTTCCCGACCACCGCGTCTTACGAACTACCACCAAAAGGCGTATGATTAAAAAGTTAGCCGCGGCCAAAACTAAAGCAACCGAGATTTCTTACGCCGGATTTCTCAAACACGGCAGTACTTATAAGTTGAGAGCTTCTCTTAATTTATGCCCGTTGAACGCTCTGCAGGAATAATAGTTTTTCGCAAGACCCCAAGAGGAAGGAGATATTTGGTTATACGGGCCTCTAGAAATTTTTCTGAAGTTGCCAAGGGCAGAAAAGTTCATGAATTTTGGGATTTTCCGAAAGGAAGATTGGATAAGGGCGAGACGGGAATTGGCGCTGCTCTGCGGGAAGCAAAAGAGGAAGTGGGTCTGGACAATTTTGAAGTTGTCCCGGATTTTAAGGAAACCATCCGTTATTTCACGTGGCGTGGCGGAAAACCAATCCCTAAATTTGTGGCTCTCTTTTTGGCTCGCACCAAAACCAGTAAAGTTAAACTTTCCTGGGAACACGATAAATATGAGTGGCTGTCCTACACTGAAGCTGTGAGGCTGGTTACTTTGCCACAGATGAAAGATGCGCTGAGGAAGTCAGAGAACTTTTTATCCCGTTAGAGGCCGCGGTCGCGTATGTTGTAGTATTAAAGATACATAGATAAAAATTATCAACACAATTTAGATTTAGTTTGTGGTAGAAAATGGGCAGACCGCGACCTGCCTCTAACGGGATGATTACTAAATTCCAGCAAAAAGTATATAATGTAGTTAAAAGAATTCCGGCCGGTCGGGTGATGACTTATGCCGCTGTTGCCAAAGCCGTCGGCAAGCCCAAGACAGTTCGCGCCGTAGGAAACGCGTTAAATAAAAACAATTTTCGCGATGTTCCTTGCCACCGCGTTATTCGTTCCGACGGAAAAGCCGGAGGATATAACCGCGGAACAAAAAAGAAAATAAAATTGCTTCTTCGTGAAGGAATAAAAATTAAAAACGGGAAAATTATAAATGGGAGGTACCATTCTTGAGGTAAAAAATCTTTCCGTAACGCTTGATTCCGAAGAAATACTTCGGGATATTTCTTTTTCCGTAAAAAAAGGAGAGGCCCTCGCGATTATAGGGCCCAACGGCGCAGGAAAAACAGTGCTTTTTCGCGCGCTTCTGGGCCTCGTTCCTTATAAAGGAGAAATACGCTGGCAGAATAACATCCAAATTGGGTATGTTCCGCAAAAGTTTTTTATTGATCGTTCCACCCCCCTTACCGTTAGAGAATTCTTCCTTCTTAAGTGTTCCAATTTTTGGTTTCCTCCTAAAAATTTTAAAAAGCATTTGGGGCATGAGCTTACTCTGGTTGGTCTCCCGGAAGTAATCTTAAAAAAACCGATTTCGGAACTCTCCGGAGGACAAGTGCAGCGTGTTTTAATCTCGTGGGCCATGCTTAATCACCCGGATGTGCTTTTGTTTGACGAACCAACGTCGGGGATTGATGTTGGGGCCGAGGAGACAATCTATAACTTGATACATAGACTCCAGGATGAGCGGGGGACCACCGTGCTTCTTATCTCGCACGATCTGGGGGTGGTATATCGCTACGCCGGAAGCGTTCTTTGCATAAATAAACAGCTTGTCTGCTACGGTAATCCGCAGGAAGTATTAAGCCCCCAAGAACTTACCAAGCTTTACGGCGAAGGACGTTTTTATCATCATTTGGAAAACCGGACATAGATTGTAGTATGGATTCAACCACACTCCAAACATTATTTATTGCGCTTGCGGTTGGTGTTGCCTCGGGAAGCATCGGGTCTTTCATAATTTTGAAACGGATGGCGCTGGTGGGAGATGCGCTCTCGCACGTTGCCCTGCCCGGCATTGCTCTTGCCCTTGCTTACCATGCTGACCCGTTTTTTGGCGTGCTTATTTTTCTCCTATTGGCTGCGGTGTTGATTTGGTTTTTGGAAGGCAAGACTAAACTCCCGACGGATGCTATAGTGGGGCTTTTATTTACCGCCAGTCTTGCTGTTGGAATTTTAACCATTCCCGATACTGAAATTCTTGAGTCTCTTTTTGGGACGTTTCCTATTTTCCAGCCGTTTGTTTTTTTTCTGGTACTTGGCGCCGCACTTCTTTTGAGTATTGCCAGTTTTCTATTTGCGAGACGCTTTCTTTTTGCGATTGTGTCGCCGGAGCTTTCCCGCGTTGAAGGCGGGGGAAGGCGCTTTGACCTCTTTTTGCTTCTAATTTTCTCTTTTGTGGTGGCCCTGGGCATCAAACTTGCGGGCACACTGCTTATGGGGGCTCTTACCATAATTCCCGCCGCTACTGCTAAAAACATCAGCTTGAGCACCAAAGGGTATATGTTTTGGAGCGCGTTTCTCGGGGGGGCGGTTTCTGTAGTGGGAGCGTTTTTGGCTTTACGCCTCGGACTTCTGCCCGGTCCGACAATTATACTTCTGGGCGTGGGTTTTTTCCTTGTGTCACTATTTTTTGCAAGAAAATAACCCCTCCGGCGAAGGGGAGGTATTCAGTTGTTTGCACACTTACTAACGATCGGTTTTAAGTGTACAAATCAGGAAACCATACACGTAGCGAAGCGGCGTATGGGGGAGGAGGTCATTTTATAGACTCCAGCAACTTTTGAAATACAGGCGGATGCTGCTCGGCAAGCTCTGCTAAAATTTTTCGGTCAAGCTGAATGTTTTTTTTGTGCAATCCTGCGAAAAATTTACTATAGGATAGGCCCTGCGCCCGGACAGCGGCGTTAATTTTTGTCTGCCAAAGCCGGCGAAAATCGCGTTTACGCTGTTTCCTTCCCACGAAAGCGTGGGGCCAAGCGTGCAAAAGCGCCTCGCGCGCGAGACGTTCTTTTGATTTTCTGCCCCAGCGAAAACCCTTGGCGTATTTTAAAAGCTTCTCCCGTTTTTTGTGGGCGATAACGCCGCGCTTTACTCGTGTCATAGTTGATTCATATAGACCTTAAGTTTCCGCTCGCCCCTACCGCCAACGCGTGTCATTGTCTTTTTTCTTAACTGCACCCTTCTTGATGCCTTTGCATTAAAATGATTCTGCCCCGATTTGCGGTACAGAAGTTTTCCGGTTTTTGTGATTTTGATGCGTTTTAGTACGGCTTTCCTCATACCGTTAGAGATTTATCCCGTTAGAGATTTATTACGTATGGAAACATGCAGTAAGACGCGTTCCGCATACATTGATATCCCACAGACCGCATTTAGTTCCATATCTCTAACGGGACTCATTATTTTTTAGTTAGGATTGCAATAAACCCCTGCGGAAATCTTTTGGGCGGCGACTCAAGATTAAATTCCACCGGAATCATAGTAAGGAATTCGTTGAATTTCTGCAAGGCAACATTTCCGTGCGCTTTTTCCCGTCCCCGCAGGCGCATGTCAATTCTTACTTTGTCCCCCCTCTCTAAAAATTTTTTAGCCTGCCCCGCACGCAGTCCAAGATCGTGTTTGCCGGTCGTAAATCCGATGCGTATCATTTTAACTTCGGATTCTTTTTGTTTTTTACCGTGTTCCCGCTCTCCCTTTTCGCGTTGATACTTAAACTTCCCAAAATCCATTATCTTTGCAACCGGCGGATTTGCGGTTGGCGCAATTTCAATCAAATCCAACCCTTTCTCTTGGGCAATACGCAAGGCCTCGGCAGTTTCTATGGTTCCGAGGTTTTTGCCGTCCTCGTCAATGACCCTGACGGGCGAGACGCGGATATATTGGTTTATATAATAACGGCGTTGTATAAAGTTATTTTATCGGACGACGTCAGACGTCGTCTTTTTTTAGATAAATTAGTCTTTAGACTCGGTGGAGATGGGGGGAATCGGACCCCCGTCTGGAAGTTTCGGCAGCTAAAATTTATACGGGTGTATCCCACACTTTGCGGGAAGAGGTGCTCGATAAATGTCATAACCCCTATCGAGCATCTGGGTTACCAAGCTCGGTGTTATAACACCGGTTTGCTCTCTCACGAGCGTTGAGAGACCGATGCCACAAATCCGAAGATTCGTAGGGTTCTTTCGTTAAGCTACTGCGTAGGCAGGCTGCGCGAAAGATTTAAATAAGTTTGCACTTATTTGATGCGAGAATTTAACGAGTGATCTCGCGTCCTCGACCCGATTTTAACCACCTCTGACCCCCATCGAAGCCAATCATCCCCACTTCTTCGTTTCCTTGGAGTTTATCTTCAAAGAGACGAAGAGGTGTCCTTAGAAGCCTTGGCGAAGAAGGGCATCCATTCTTCAGGAAAGCTTCGAAGTGCGCAGCGCTCTTTTAACTTCTCGTTCGGTGTCACGTTTTTTGATAATCTCCCGTTTGTCTGTCTTCCTTTTATGCCGCGCGAGGCCTATTAAAATCTTCACGCGGTTACGTTTAGTATACACCTTAAGTGGCACTATCGTCAATCCTTTCTGCGCTGAGGCGCCGATAAGTTCTTTGGTTTCGGATTTATGGAGGAGGAGTCGGCGCGTTCTAATTGGGTCGTAATCGGGTGGCGCGTTTTTGGGCTGATGTGGTGGGATGGTTGCGTTAATCAGCCACGCCTCGTTATTTTTTATAACCGCGAAAGAGCCGGATAGGTTTATATGTCCGGTTTTTATTGCCTTTACCTCAAATCCGCGTAGTTCAATACCGGCCTCGTAGGTGTCCAGGACTTCATAGTCAAAATAGGCCCGACGGTTAACCGCAATGTCTCCCATGTCTTTCTATTTTGGCTTTATTTTGTTAAAATTCAAGCCATGATAAGATCCGAAATAAAAGCCGCGTTGAGGGACGCAATCCGGAAAATATTCGGCAAAGTTGAGGCGCCGGAATTTTCTATTGAGGTTCCGGAAAATCCGGAGCATGGCGATTATGCAACAAACGTAGCGCTAGTGCTGGCCAAGCAACTGAAAAAGCCTCCGATGGAAATCGCGCATAGTCTTGCCGCGCAACTTACAACTAAAGTCGAAGTTGCCCCCCCGGGATTTATTAATTTCTGGGTTTCCCCTGCTACATTATATAAAGAACTCGTTACGGTTCTGAAAAAGAATGACAAATATGGAAAGGGAGAGAGAAAGGCAACAAAAATCTCGGTTGAGTATCTGGACGCTAACCCCACTGGGCCTGTACATATAGGCCACGGACGCAGTGGGTTTTTGGGTGATGTACTTTCCAACGTTCTTTCTTTTTTTGGATACCGCGTGACCAGAGAGTTTTATGTGAATAATGCCAAAATTAGTGGCCAGATAAAATCGTTAGGAAAAACTGCGCTTGGAAAAGGCAGCGAATACCGCCACGCACAGCTGCTTCGTATTCTAAAAACTCAACGGGTCCATACAAAAATCAAAAAATTAAAAAACGAAAGCGAGGCAGGATTTATTATCGCGCGTATAATACAGAAAGAAAATGAGGAATTGCTTAAAGAAAAAGCAAGGATTAGTTTTGATTTATTTTTTGAAGAAGAGGCGGTTTACAAATCTGGCGACGCAGAGCGGCTTCTCGGGCGTCTTAAAAAACAAGGAATTTTGTATGAGAAAGATGGCGCTTGGTGGTTTCAGGCAAAGAAATTCGGCGACGCAGAAGATCGTGTTTTTGTACGAAGCACCGGAGAGCCGACATATATTGTTCCGGACATTGTTTACCACCTTGATAAGTTAGTGAATCGTAAAAACGACCTTGTTATCAATATCTTTGGCGCGGACCACTATGGTTACGGACCGCGTCTTCTGGGGGCCTTGAAGGCGCTTGGTATTGAACCGGCAAGGGTTCGTATACTCATCATGCAGACAGTCCGTCTGATTAAGGGCGGAAAAGAATTTAAGATGTCAAAACGCCGCGGCCTCTTTGTGACGCTTGAGGAACTTATTAAAGAAGTCGGTTTGGATGCCGCGCGGTACTTTTTCTTGGAAAAATCTCCGGATACGCATATGGATTTTGATCTGGATTTGGCAAAAGAGCGGTCGGTGAAGAATCCGGTGTACTATATTCAATATGCCCATGCTAGAATTTCGAGCATCTTTAAAAATGCTCGAAATTCAAATTACAAATTACAAATTACAAATTACAAATTACTTAAAGAGAGGGAAGAACTAAGACTAATTAAAAAATTGATCCAATTCACCGAGATTGTGGAGGATACCGCTCGCGATTATCAAGTTCACCGTCTGCCGCGTTATGCTTACGAGCTTGCCCGCGCTTTTCATAATTTTTACGAAAAGCACCGCGTGATTACCGAAGATAAAAATTTGACCGCCGCCCGTCTTAATCTTGTTTCCGCAACCCAAGTTGTACTGAAAAATATTCTTAGTTTGATGGGTATCGGCGCGCCTGAAAAAATGTGACTATGAATATAGAAAAATCAAAATTAAGCCTTCCGGAGTTGGCCGCCCACCGAAAATGGGCGAGCCTCGCTCTTCCGGAGCGGGAAGAAAAAATTCTGAAATTCTGGGAGGAAAATAAAATTTTTGAAAAGTCCCTTGAAAAAACTAAACGGGGAAAGACCTTTGTTTTTTACGAAGGTCCTCCGACAGCCAATGCCGCTCCCGGGATTCATCACGTTTTGGCGCGCGCCTTCAAAGACATTATTCCGCGCTACAAAACCATGCGCGGGTTTTTTGTTCCGAGAAAAGCTGGTTGGGATACGCACGGTCTGCCCGTTGAGATTCAAATAGAAAAAGAGCTTGGATTTAAAACCAAGCAGGATATAGAAAAATACGGCATTGCCAAGTTTAACCAAAAAGCCAAGGAGTCGGTGTGGCGTTACAAAGAAGAGTGGGAAAAGCTGACTAAGCGTATTGGGTATTGGCTTGACCTTGAGCACCCTTACATAACTTATGACATCCGGTATATGGAAACCCTCTGGTGGGTTATAAAAGAAATTTGGAAAAAGGGTTTACTGGTTGAAGATTTTAAAGTAGTTCCTTGGTGCCCTAGGTGTCAGACCGGACTTTCCACGCACGAGCTCGGCCAACCCGGAGCCTACAGATTAGTAAAAGATAACTCTATATATGTAAAACTAAAAATTAAGGGCCGTAAAAACGAGTACTTATTGGTTTGGACCACAACTCCATGGACGCTTCCCGCCAATGTTGCCGTAGCCGTCAATCCCAAGATTGATTACACAAAATTTAAAATTGATGATGAATTTTTGTGGTCAGCGGTGATGCCGCCCTACGGCAAAGACCAAAAGATTACGATCATAGAAAAAGCGTCCGGCAAATCTCTTATCGGTATAAATTATGAACCGCTTTTCCGTGTTCCCCAAGGCTACTCTTGGGGTAAAGAACCGGAGTTTGTAACAATCCCGGCAGATTTTGTTTCCACCGAAGAGGGGACGGGCATGGTTCATATTGCTCCTGCCTTCGGAGACGAAGATATGTTGGCGGCCAAGAAAACTTGGGGCGCAAGCTATCCGATTTTACACACTGTTAATGTAAACGGAAAAATGAAAAAGGGAGTAATCGGGGAGGGGAAATTTGTCAAGGATGCGGACGAGGAGATAACCGCTGACCTTAAGAGGCGTAAACTTCTTTATCGCTTGGCGCCGTACGAACACGAGTATCCCCACTGCTGGAGATGTGATACTCCGCTGCTTTATTTTGCCCAAAACGCTTGGTGGATAAGAACCACCGCCGTAAAAGACAAGCTTCTTAAAGAAAACGAAAAAATTAACTGGATTCCGGAGCATTTAAAACACGGCCGCTTCGGCGATTTTTTGCGCGAGCTACGCGATTGGGCTTTTTCGCGCGAGAGGTATTGGGGAACGCCGCTTCCTATTTGGAAATGTACAGGGTGCAAAAAGCAAGAAGTTATCGGCAGCAGAGAAGAATTGAGTTTACGTGTCGGCAAAGCCAAGAACCGCTATTTTGCCATGCGTCACGGCGAGTCACTTGCCAACGTCCGCCACGTTTTTGATTCCCACGACAGTAAATTTCCAATAACCCTTAGGGGACGCAGCGCAGTAGAAAAGTCCGCCAAGACATTAAAACAAAAAAAGATAGATTTTATTTTTTCTTCAGAAATTCTTCGGGCACGAGAAACTGCAGAGATTGTAGCCAGGGCCCTTGGCCATAAAGAAATAAAATTTGACAGGCGTCTTAACGAAATTGACCCGGGCGTATTTGAAGGAAGATCTCCTGCCGAATATCATAAGTTTTATACCTCTACTCTTGAGAAATGGATAAAGCCCCCTCCGCGGGGAGAGTCTTTGGGAGACGTGCGAGCAAGAGCAACAGCGCTTCTGGAGGATTTAGAGAAAAAATATATAGGCAAAAATATTCTTTTGGTGAGTCATGACTATCCGATTTGGGCCCTGTATGCCGGAGCCGTGGGTTTTTCGGACGAGGAAGCGGTGCTATTTAGGAAACAGAGACGTGGGCAAGGAGAAGAATTTGTTGATTTTGCAGAAACCATGGAAGTCCCCTACAAAATTTTACCGCGCGATGATACGGGTTCGGTAAACCTGCACCGACCCTATGTGGATTCATTTGAGTTTCCGTGCCATAAGTGTAAATCTTCAATGCGGCGAGTATTGGAAGTGGTTGATGTCTGGTTTGATTCGGGGGCGATGCCGTTTGCTCAAAGCCACTGGCCATTTGCTAACAACCAACAACCTAAAAAATTGCTGTACCCCGCGGATTATATTGCGGAGGCGGTGGACCAGACAAGGGGCTGGTTTTATACCTTGCTTGCCGTGGCAACGCTTCTGGGGAAAGGGGCTCCGTATAAAAATGTCATTTCACTGGGACACGTTTTGGACAAAAACGGCCAGAAAATGTCCAAGTCCAAGGGCAACGTGGTTGATCCGTGGGAGATGATTGAAAAATACGGCGCCGACGCAGTCCGCTGGTATTTTTATACGGTTAATGCGCCCGGAGAGCCAAAACGTTTTGATGAAAAAGATTTACAGGCGAAACTGCGCGGATTTCTTATGACACTCTGGAACAGCTTTGTGCTTTTTGATACGTATATAGAAAAAATTACAAATTCCTCGCCTCGTTCAAGCTCCGGCGGAGCGGGCAAAACCCAAAACCTTCTTGATCGGTGGGTCCTCACGAAAGTAGAAATTTTGATAAAAGAAGTTACGGCAAAGCTTGAGCGCTACGATATTGCCGGAGCGGGACGCGACTTGGAAGATTTTGTTATCAACGACTTTTCGCAATGGTATTTGCGGCGCTCCCGCAGACGTTTCCAACACCCGCAGTCCAAAAAAGAATTTGAGGGAGCCGCACAAACGACTGCTACGGCTTTGTTATCTCTAGTTAAACTTATTGCGCCGTTTGTCCCATTTTTGTCGGAGGCAATTTATCAAGAATTGAAAAAGAAAATGTCTCTTAAGGAATTGAGCGTACATCTCACACCGTGGCCCGACAAAGAGCAAAGAACAAGGGGTAAAGAGCAAAAATTACTGGATGATATGGAAGCAGTGCGGACCATTGTGGCCGAAGCTCTGAAATTACGTGCGGTAGCAGGAATTAAGGTAAGACAACCGCTGGGTATACTACAAATTGCAAATCGCAAATTATCTAAGGAGCTTCTGGGGCTTATTAAAGACGAAGTGAATGTGAAAGATATCGTCCTTGGTAGGGTATTGAAACTTGATACTGCGCTAACCCCGGAATTAAAAGAAGAAGGTTTGGCGCGCGAATTTATCCGCAACATTCAGGAGATGCGAAAGGATTTGGGATTAAAACCCAAACAGGTTATTCGGGGACAGATAACGGGTGATAGAGCGACCGAAGATACGATGGTCAAGTGGCAGCAGATGATTAAAAAAGAGACCAACATGCGCGAGTTAAAAGTCGGCGGCAAAAAAGAATTTAAAATAGAGCGTGAACTTGATTTTGACGGTAAATCCTTGTGGTTGGGGATTAAAGTATAAGAAGTGTCATGGTGGATAAAGAAAAATGCCACACATTGGTGGCACTACTTGCGAAGGATTGAAAGGAGTGAGTTGAGAGAAATCCATGCAGCAGCCGCAAACGAGAATGACGCTTGTACATGACCGGTCAAATGATATACTCCATAGCCGACAAAAAGACCGAATAGCATAGATTGCGCTTGATATCTGTTGATCATTGCGTCCTCCGCGTGTTTGATAGACCTATTTGATAGAGTAGCAAATTCAGATATGAATTATAAGAGTCACTATAGGATAGGAATGAAGTAACAAAGGTGCCACAGTAATTTTTAAGTTATGCACACCACCGAAGGCATTATTTTGAGAAAACAAGACTTCGGAGAAGCGGACGCCGTTTTTACTATTTATACCAAAGATTTTGGCAAGCTTCGCCTGCTGGCGCAGGGAGTAAAAAAGGAAGGGGCAAAACTAAAAGGACATCTGGAGCCGTTGAATCATGCCCGCATAACTTTTGTGCTTGGTAGAAACGGAGAACGCCTAACTCACGCCACCCTGCTTAATTTTGGGCCGGAGCTTCGCACTGATTTTGCTAAACTTTACGCAGCACACCGTGTTGTCGGCTGCATTGACAACCGGACATTTCCCGGCGAAAGAGATAGACCGCTTTGGGACTTGTTGGTCAATAGTTTAACACGGCTGGACAACGGCGCTTTTAGCGCCTCGGAACTACAGCTGTTTTTTGGTTCTTTTGAGAAAGAGCTGGAAGCCTGCCTTGGTTACGGCAGGCCAGAGTCGTAGGTCTTGTGGTATAATGGATGTCATGAGCAAACTTGAGGAACTTGAAGAAGAACTATACGGAGAAAACGAAGGAGATCTTAAAAAGCGGATGAGCCGCAGGATAGTTTTTCCGGGAACGCTCCAGAAGCCACCGGTTTCGTGGCTAGAGCGTAAAATTAAAGCTGGCGTAGAGAAGGGGGTCGGCGTGGGAAGCAGGGTGCCAAAGTTGCTTGTGGCAGTTTTTGCCATTTTTTTAATCGTCGGCGGCGCATTATTTATTTTCTTATATCTTGGCACACGGGGTCAGGAAGCAGAAATAGAAGTTCAGGGGCGCGAAAAAATAGAATCCGGTGAAATTCTGACTATTCCCATAGTTTTTCGCAACACCTCACGAAGTACACTGAAAGAAGTTGAGCTTACCATTATTATTCCAGAAGGTTCTTTGGTGCGCGAGGGGGGCAGAGAGTTTCCCGCTCCGTCCCGCATCATCAGGAAAATAAAAGATTTAGCGCCCGGCGAGGGAGACGAGGAAGAAACGGTAGTACGTCTTTTCGGACGCGAAGGCGAGGGTAAAACAGTTGAGGTCAACCTTCTTTATCGTCCCGAGAACCTTCGCGCCCGGTTTTCTTCCCGCAGCTCAAAGACGTTTACGGTTAGCAAGGTGCCGCTGGCTTTGTCTTGGGAGCTTCCGGAGATTTTGTCGTCGGGACAGGAGGTTGAAGCAAAGATTCGTTACACCTCGTCTTCTCCCCTTACTTTTGAAAAGGTATCGCTGCGTCTTGAATATCCGCAGGGATTTATTTATAAGTCAGCCGACCCCAAGCCAAGTCTCGGAGACACAATTTGGGATTTAGGAACAGTGGGGCCCGGTAGTGACGGGTTTGTAACTTTTCGGGGAACCATATCCGGCGGAGAGGGCGAGGTTAAAACATTTCAAGCGGGTCTTGGCGTTTTTAATATCTTAACCAAAGAGTGGCGTCCTTGGAGCGAAGCAAGTTATGAGGCCAAAATTGCCATTGCGCCTCTTTCGGTGCAGGGATTTCTTGATAGTGTGCGTGAGAGGTTGATCACACCCGGAGAGCGCCTGAATTTTACCGTTCGCTACAAAAACAATACCGCCTCGGATTTAAAAAACATAACCATACGGGCGTTTTTGGACGGCAGCATTCTTTCCCGGGACACTGTGGTAACTAGTAAAGGTGGTACGTTGCTCGCCGCAGAAAATGCTATTATTTGGGGTCCGGGAGGCACACCCGAACTCCGTGTTGTGGAGGCGGGCAAAGAGGGGGGGGTTGATTTTCACGTAGATACTCGCGAGCAGCCGGTTGTCAGAAACGTCGGCGACAAAAATTTGCAGGTTCGTCTGCGTCTTACCATTGAGGCGGCGACCACGCCCAAAGAATTTATCGGCACGAGTCTTGCCTCGGAAGACAATCTTGAGTTTAAGGTGCGCTCTAAAGTTATTTTTTCTGGAAGGGCCTTATATCGTTTGTCGCCCCTCATTAACTCCGGACCTCTGCCACCTAAGGCTGGCAGCAAAACTTTTTACACCGTTGTTTGGGAGGTGAGAAATTTTACTAACAATATGCAAAACGTAGAAATAACTACAGCATTGCCCCCTAACGTAAAATGGGAAAACGCGTTTTCTCCCAAGGACGCACGTATAATTTTTGACGAGGCGTCGTCCGAGGTTCGTTGGAAAATAGGATCCCTGCGGGCGGGCATCGGGGTTCTTGCTCCGGCTCTTGTCGGTGCCTTTCAGATATCGGTTGTTCCTTCCTCAGCCGATGTTGGGAAACCGCTTATACTTACGAGCAAGTCTTTATTTCTCGGGACCGACACCTTTACGGGCGAGAATATTGAAATGACATCAGGCGAACTTACCACCGAACTTCGTGAAGACGCGGCCACTTCTGCCAAAGACTGGTCTGTGGTAAGGTAGCGGCATAATTATGGAGTCTTTAATGGATAAAATTGTATCATTGGCCAAGCGTAGGGGA
It includes:
- a CDS encoding NUDIX domain-containing protein — protein: MPVERSAGIIVFRKTPRGRRYLVIRASRNFSEVAKGRKVHEFWDFPKGRLDKGETGIGAALREAKEEVGLDNFEVVPDFKETIRYFTWRGGKPIPKFVALFLARTKTSKVKLSWEHDKYEWLSYTEAVRLVTLPQMKDALRKSENFLSR
- a CDS encoding transposase, whose amino-acid sequence is MSKPQFVEDNIYHVYNRGVEKRNVFLRDRDYLRFIHDLYEFNDVDPVSNVWYYFNPKYNEVEPHYIPKERKKRKLLVEILAFVLMPNHYHLLLRQLRENGIVNFMQKLGGYTMYFNKVNQRVGPLFQGRFKAVAVTEEPHFIYLPFYIHVNPIKIYRGSTSLDKTMKFLESYRWSSFPDYIGKKNFPSITSRRFLHECFGGEKEQRNEMRQLVKTKFADLEKVSELTLDDDFGMLQK
- a CDS encoding metal ABC transporter permease; the encoded protein is MDSTTLQTLFIALAVGVASGSIGSFIILKRMALVGDALSHVALPGIALALAYHADPFFGVLIFLLLAAVLIWFLEGKTKLPTDAIVGLLFTASLAVGILTIPDTEILESLFGTFPIFQPFVFFLVLGAALLLSIASFLFARRFLFAIVSPELSRVEGGGRRFDLFLLLIFSFVVALGIKLAGTLLMGALTIIPAATAKNISLSTKGYMFWSAFLGGAVSVVGAFLALRLGLLPGPTIILLGVGFFLVSLFFARK
- a CDS encoding MGMT family protein, translating into MITKFQQKVYNVVKRIPAGRVMTYAAVAKAVGKPKTVRAVGNALNKNNFRDVPCHRVIRSDGKAGGYNRGTKKKIKLLLREGIKIKNGKIINGRYHS
- the rplT gene encoding 50S ribosomal protein L20, with the protein product MTRVKRGVIAHKKREKLLKYAKGFRWGRKSKERLAREALLHAWPHAFVGRKQRKRDFRRLWQTKINAAVRAQGLSYSKFFAGLHKKNIQLDRKILAELAEQHPPVFQKLLESIK
- a CDS encoding metal ABC transporter ATP-binding protein; its protein translation is MGGTILEVKNLSVTLDSEEILRDISFSVKKGEALAIIGPNGAGKTVLFRALLGLVPYKGEIRWQNNIQIGYVPQKFFIDRSTPLTVREFFLLKCSNFWFPPKNFKKHLGHELTLVGLPEVILKKPISELSGGQVQRVLISWAMLNHPDVLLFDEPTSGIDVGAEETIYNLIHRLQDERGTTVLLISHDLGVVYRYAGSVLCINKQLVCYGNPQEVLSPQELTKLYGEGRFYHHLENRT
- a CDS encoding arginine--tRNA ligase; amino-acid sequence: MIRSEIKAALRDAIRKIFGKVEAPEFSIEVPENPEHGDYATNVALVLAKQLKKPPMEIAHSLAAQLTTKVEVAPPGFINFWVSPATLYKELVTVLKKNDKYGKGERKATKISVEYLDANPTGPVHIGHGRSGFLGDVLSNVLSFFGYRVTREFYVNNAKISGQIKSLGKTALGKGSEYRHAQLLRILKTQRVHTKIKKLKNESEAGFIIARIIQKENEELLKEKARISFDLFFEEEAVYKSGDAERLLGRLKKQGILYEKDGAWWFQAKKFGDAEDRVFVRSTGEPTYIVPDIVYHLDKLVNRKNDLVINIFGADHYGYGPRLLGALKALGIEPARVRILIMQTVRLIKGGKEFKMSKRRGLFVTLEELIKEVGLDAARYFFLEKSPDTHMDFDLDLAKERSVKNPVYYIQYAHARISSIFKNARNSNYKLQITNYKLLKEREELRLIKKLIQFTEIVEDTARDYQVHRLPRYAYELARAFHNFYEKHRVITEDKNLTAARLNLVSATQVVLKNILSLMGIGAPEKM
- the smpB gene encoding SsrA-binding protein SmpB, with the translated sequence MGDIAVNRRAYFDYEVLDTYEAGIELRGFEVKAIKTGHINLSGSFAVIKNNEAWLINATIPPHQPKNAPPDYDPIRTRRLLLHKSETKELIGASAQKGLTIVPLKVYTKRNRVKILIGLARHKRKTDKREIIKKRDTEREVKRALRTSKLS
- a CDS encoding 50S ribosomal protein L35; translation: MRKAVLKRIKITKTGKLLYRKSGQNHFNAKASRRVQLRKKTMTRVGGRGERKLKVYMNQL
- a CDS encoding translation initiation factor IF-3, which gives rise to MQRRYYINQYIRVSPVRVIDEDGKNLGTIETAEALRIAQEKGLDLIEIAPTANPPVAKIMDFGKFKYQREKGEREHGKKQKESEVKMIRIGFTTGKHDLGLRAGQAKKFLERGDKVRIDMRLRGREKAHGNVALQKFNEFLTMIPVEFNLESPPKRFPQGFIAILTKK